CATTGCCCGTTTCGTCGACTATAAGGGCCACCGCTTCATGATCGACGCGCTGTCGCGCGTGGCGGCGACCGGCACCCCGGTCGAATTCGTCATGGTGGGTCAGGGACCGCTGAAAGAGGAAATCGAGGCGCTGGCGCGTCGTTCCTTGCCAAGCGTCACGATCCATGAAAATCTGTCGCAGACTGAGATAAGGGATCTGCTCGCCAGTGCGGAGCTTTATCTTCATGGCAGCGTGACCCTCGACAATGGTCACGCCGAAGCGTTCGGCCTCGCCAATCTAGAGGCGGAAGCCGTCGGAACTCCGGTCGTCGCATTTCGCTCGGGAGGCGTGGGCGAAGCGATCGAAGAGGGGAAAACTGGTTATCTCGTGGAGGAGCGGGATGTCGCAGGAATGGCCGAAGCCGTCGGAAGGCTGCTCAACGACCAGTCCCTGTGGACAGCCTTCAGCGCGCGGGCACCGCTTCTGGTGGCCGAGCGCTTCGACTTACGTCGTCAGACGGGGATGCTCGAGGACTATTACAGTTCCGTGCTAGACGAATTTTCCAGCCGGGGTCGGACTTGATGGTGCAGACAGGAAAGAAGCCGAAGTGGGGACTGAACGTATTTCGGCCGCTGCGGAACAGCATAGTGACGGCCAAGTGGCTCTATTATACGAAATTCTGGGGTATGGACATCGATCCGACGGCGAGCTTTTCCCTAAGCGTCCGGTTCGACAAGACCAATCCGAAGGGCCTTCATATCGGTGCGGAAACCTATGTCGCCTTTGAGGCGGCGATCCTGACCCATGACCTCACGCGCGGGCTCTACCTTCACACGCGAATCGGCAAACGCTGCTTCATCGGCGCCCGCAGCATCATTCTGCCCGGCGTCGAGATCGGCGACGAATGTGTCATCGGCTCCGGCTCGGTGGTGACCAGAAGCGTGCCGCCGCGCTCGCTCGTGGCGGGCAATCCGGCAAAGATCATCCGCAGCGACATCAAGATCATTTCGCGTTACGGACGCATGGCACGCGAAGACGAAGCGGTCTCGCAGATCGTCACGCACTTGCCGACTGGAGAAGCACGATGAAGATGTTTGCCTATCGCGGGAAACACGAGAATTTTGGCGACGAGCTCAACCATTGGCTCTGGGAGCGGCTGCTGCCCGACTTCTTCGATGATGACGAAGGTCAGCTCTTTCTCGGCATCGGTTCGATCCTTTACGACAATTTCGAGCCGAACATGCAGAAGATCGTCTTCGGCTCAGGTTATGGCGGTTATACCAATCCGCCGAAAGTCGACGGCAACTGGACCTTCTATTTCGTGCGTGGAAAGAAGACCGCCGAAATCCTCGGCATCGATCCGAGCTACGCCATCGGCGATTCGGGCATCCTGACGCGCAGCTGCTGGGATGCAAAAAGCATCGAGAAGCGCTACCCGGTCTCCTTCATGCCGCACTACGAAAGCGCCATGTACGGCAGCTGGGACAAGGTCTGCGATCTCGCGGGCATTCACTATATCGATCCGCGCTGGTCGGTGGAAAAGGTTCTGACCGAAATCAGCGCATCACATAAGGTGGTGTCAGAAGCGATGCATGGCTGCATCATATCAGATGCGTTGCGCGTTCCGTGGCGAGCGATCCGCCCGATCGCGCCGGGGAACAGAGCCAAATGGTATGACTGGGCAAGTGCGCTCGATCTGGAGATCGATTTCGACCCGATCGGCCCGTCGAACCTCGTCGAGGTCGGAGCATCGCTGGTGCGGAAAAATACCACCCTGTTGAAGAACATAACGTTCCGTCACCGCCGCATCCGGCAGCTGACCGGAAATTACGTCTTCGGTTCGACAGTCAAGACGTTGCAGCGGGTGGCGGAGAAGCCGGGCCAGCTCAGCACCGATGAGTCGATCGTCAGAGCGCATGAGAGAATGCTGGTCGAGCTGAACCGGCTGAAGCAAGATTTTTCCAAGAAAACGGCAAGCGCCCTTTAAGATCGCAACCGGTTTCGTGACGAGGCAATAAGGCATGATGCTTTTCGACTCCCTCAATGACCTCTGCGCCCGCAAGGGCGAGACGCACCTCAAATGGTCGATATGCTCGACCTCGGGAGCCGTTCGCCCATGAGCAGTGTGACCGACCGACTGATCCAAGGCAGCATGTGGCTGAGCCTGTCCCGCGCCATCGTCAACGGGCTTTCGGCACTCAGCACCTTTGTCCTCGCCTGGTATCTCGTACCGGCGGATTTTGGTCTCGTCGCCATTGCAACGACGATCCAGGTCATCTTGAGTTCGGTCACCGAGCTTTCGCTCAATCAGGCGCTCATCCGCCACGAGTCTCCGAGCGAAACGCACTTCAGCGCGGTTTGGACATTGAGCGTGACGAGAAGCGCCATATTGGCGCTGCTGTTTGCCGCCGCGTCCTATCCGATCGCCGAGTTTTACAATGAACCTCGTTTGACGAGCGTGATGCTTGCTCTGAGTTTCAGCCTGCTCCTGAGCGGTCTCGCCAATCCGCGCCGCGTCATGCTCCAGCGCGATCTGATCTTCTGGCAGGAATTCGTCCTGAACGTCTCGCAAAAGCTCGTCGGCTTCATCGTGACGGTGGCAATTGCTGCGATCTACCAGAGCTATTGGGCGCTTGTGATCGGCACGCTTGCCTATCAGGTGACCAATATCATCGTCTCCTACACCGTCCTGCCATTCTGGCCGCGCATCACCTTCCGCCATGCCCGGGAACTGTTTTCCTTCTCGGTGTGGCTGACGGCCGGACAGATCGTCAATACGCTGAACTGGCGGATCGAGTATCTGCTGATCGGCAAGATGCTCGGCGCCACGCAGCTTGGTCATTATACCGTCGGCAACACGCTTTCGACGCTGCCGACGCGCGAGGCGACGGCGCCGTTGAACCAGACGATTTATCCGGGCTTTTCCAAGGTCCGCAACGATCCGGTCCGGCTTATCGCAGCCTATCAGCGCGCGCAGGCGCTGCTGGCTGCGGTGGCGCTTCCGGCAGGTATCGGCATGGCTGTTGTGGCCGATCCGATGATGCGGCTGGCCTTGGGAGAAAAGTGGGCTCCCGCCATCTTCATCGTCCAGGCACTCGCATCGGTCTTCGCCCTGCAGACGCTCGGTTCGCTCGTCCAGCCGCTCGGCATGGCGAAGGGCCATACCAAGATGCTGTTCATCCGCGACACGCAGATGCTGGTGGTTCGCATTCCCATCATCATCGCCGGCCTGATGATGGCCGGGCTTCCGGGCGTCGTTTATGCGCGTGTGTTCACGGGTCTGATTTCGACCGTGGTCAACATGCTTCTCGTCAAGCGGCTGATCAATCTGCCGTTCTTCCAGCAGCTCGCGGCGAATTTCCGCGCCCTTGCGAGCGTCGCCCTGATGGCCGCCGGCGTCTGGGGATTGTCGCATATCCTGAACACCCCCACCGACAAGCCGGCGCTGGCCCTGCACCTTGCCATCCTCGTCGTCACCGGCGGTATTCTCTATATCGGTTCCAGCTTTGTCCTTTGGCTCGCCATGAAGAAGCCGAATGGACCGGAAACAGAAGTTCAGCGTATCGTCGTCAAGTTCCTGTCAAAAGCCAAGCGTATTGCCGTTCCCAAGTCGGCTTAAAGCTAAAACGAACATTAACAAGTGAGGCAGAATGACCAGCCTATCCAGATCTGAGCTGATCGCAAAACTCAATGGCATGATCCATGATTGCCTGAAGGACTATGTCTCGCGCGACGAGCCGCTCGCGATCCTAGACTTCCCCGACATCCGCAATTGCGGCGACTCGGCGATCTGGCTGGGTGAGATGGCCTATCTCAACGATCGTTTCGGCAAGCGCCCGGACTATGTTTCCAGACTATACGACTTCTCCGCGGAAGAATTGAAACGGCGCGTTCCCACAGGCCCGATCTTCATTCACGGTGGCGGCAACTTCGGCGACATCTGGGTTGCCCATCAGGATTTCCGTGAAGCGATCATGGAACGTTTCCCCGATCGGCAGATCATCCAGTTCCCGCAATCGATCCACTACAGTTCGGCTGAGCGCATCGAGCAGTCCAAACGGGCAATCGGGCGCCACAAGAATTTCGTGCTGCTCGTGCGCGACGAGGAATCGAAGGAATTTTCCGAGAAACATTTCGACTGCACGGTGCGCCTGTGCCCCGATATGGCTTTCGCCATCGGTGCGCTTCCGGAACGGGCAACGCAAATTCCCGTTCTCGCCATGCTGCGGGAGGATGCGGAACGGGTTGGCGGCACCGATCGCAATATCCCTTCCGACATTCCTGTGGAAGACTGGATCACGGAGTCAAAGCGGAAGGTGAATATCGCCAAGAAGCTTGGAGTAGCTTCGGCCTATCTCGCATTGAAGCCAAGCGAAGTCGCCTTGCGCAGGCTGGACGCGGCTGCGCACAACCGCTTCGAACGCGGCATCAGCCAGATCTCGCGTGCCCGCGCAATCGTCACCGACCGCCTGCACGTCCATATCTGCTCGGTGCTGCTCGGCCGTCCGCATGCCGTGCTAGACAACAGCTACGGAAAGATCCGCCGTTTCATGAATGCATTCTCCGGCGGAACGGATCTTTCCTACAAGGCAACCTCGCTCGAAGACGGGATCGAGTGGGCGCGTCACCAGGCAGCCAATCGGCGTATCGATAACAAAGAAGCCGTGAGCTTGCGGGCTTAAGGGGGTTATTCGATGCCACTTGTCACCTTCATTATCCCGGTCCGACATCAGGACAATGCCCGCGACTGGAGCAAGCTGAAGGCAAACCTCAGCCAGACCGTCGCCTCCATTTCCAACCAGACCAATGGAGACTGGCGCGGGATCATCGTGGCCAACGAAGGCGCCGACCTGCCTGATCTGCCGGAGAAGTTTTCCGCCGTGCGCGTGACTTTTCCGCCGAACGACCTGCATGAACTCGGAAAGGGCAGCAAGGAAGACTTCCTTGACGCCTTCCGCGCTGACAAGGGCCGGCGTGTCCTGAGCGGCATGTTGACTGCCGCCGATAGCCGCTTTTTCATGATCGTCGACGACGATGATTTCGTCAGCTCCCGGATCGTGCAGCACGCATCCGAAAATCGGGATGCCAACGGCTGGACGATCGACCATGGTTATATCTGGGACGACGGCGGCAATTTCCTGTTCGGCCATGATGATTTCAGCCATCTCTGCGGCACGTCGCTGATCATTCGTGCCGATCTCTACGAACTCCCCGGCCGCTTCGAGGATGCTTCGCTCGACTGGATCAAGTCGATGCTGGGCAGCCATGTCCGCATTGCGAACATCCTGTCCCAACGTGGAGCGCCGCTGACGAAACTTCCCTTTCGCGGGGCGGTCTATCGGGTTGCCCACGGCGGATCGCACAGCCAGGCGCCGAGCCTGCTGCGGCAGTATTTCCTGAACCGCGGCGTGCTCACCAAACCGCGGCGCTGGTTGCGCAATCTTCGCAAGCTGAGGGTACTCGGTGAAAGTCACAGGCGCGAGTTTTTCGGCAAAATACGGTCGAACCCCGCGTAAGGCGCCGATCCCGTTCAAACATGGCACAGGCAGTCAAAATATGAGACTTTTCGCTTTCGACTTCACCAAGAGGGTTGGTCACTGATGTCGGATCTATTCGTCAGCGTGCTCTTTGCATCTTATAATGGCGCCAGCCGACGGGTGCGCCATATGTTGGATTCCTTGGTGCGCCAGGAACTTCCCCATGATCGATGGGAACTGATTGCTGTCGACAACAACAGCAATGACGACACGTTCGATCTTTTGAAGTCCTACAGCGACAAGCTTCCGATCACCATCCTGCAGCAGCGCACGCCGGGAAAGTCCGGTGCGTTGAACATGGGCTTGGATCGGGTAAAGGGAGATGTCGTTGTCCTGACCGACGACGACATTCGCGCTGAACCGAATTGGCTGACGGCAATCGTCGACTGCGCCGCTGCCCATCCCAGCTATGGCGTCTTCGGCGGCAGAATCGTCCCCGATTGGGAAAAGGAGCCGAAGGATCGCTTTATCGACTGGATTCCTATGGGATCGACATTTGCGATCGTTGACGAGACACAAAGCGGACCATGCGACCCGACAAAGGTTTGGGGCCCGAACACGATTGTTCGGCGTGAGTTGCTGGGGGCGAGCGTCCGCTATCGGGAAGACATCGGTCCTCTTCCGGGACCGATGTTCGCAATGGGCGAGGATGCTGAAATCATCATCCGCCTCGCAGCCAGCGGCGCCAAATCCTATCGATGCGCCGAAGCCGTGGTTCATCACTGGATTCCTGCATCGAGCGTCACCGAGGATTGGGTGCAGAAACGCGGCGAGCGTCTTGGCTACGGCATGCCGGCGCTGTTTCCCGACGAGGTGCCTGGAGGAGTGAGGTTAAGCGGCGTGCCGCTTCCGACCTGGATCGAAAGCGCACAATGGGCATTCCGGGCAGGCACGCTTTATCTCCTGCCGCAATCCAAGAAGCGTTTCTGGGCTATCTGGAAATATTACTACATGCGAGGGTATCGTGCGGGAATTCGCCGATATGCGCCTCAGACGCTGGCGCGGTGATCGATTGGCCTTAGCAATTCGAAATATTACAGCGTCCTTTGCGCGTCTGAAAAGACGCGCGGCGCTGTAGGAGGCGGTAATTTGAAGCTCTCGGTGCTCATCAATAATTACAATTATGGTCGCTTTCTCGGCCCATGCATCGATAGCGTGCTGTCGCAGACCTACCCTGACTTCGAAGTGGTGGTGGTCGACGACGGATCGACGGATGATTCCCGCGAGATTCTTGCCTCCTACGGGGATCGGATTCTAGCTGTATTGAAGGAAAACGGCGGTCAGGCCTCGAGCTTCAATGCAGGTTTTGCGGCCGCAAGCGGCGATATCCTCTTTCTCCTCGACGCCGACGATACGTTTTTGCCCGGCAAACTCGCGCGGATCGCCGAGATCTACGAGCGCAACGAGATCGACTGGTGTTTCGACCGCGTGACGACCGAGGAAGGCGACCAGCCTTCTGCAGAACTGCAAGTGACGCTGTTCGACAAGCGGGACACGCTTCGCAAGGGCGGCTTTCCCTCGCTCCCGGTGCCGACATCGGGCCTGAGCTTCCGCCGCAGCCTGCTCGCCCAGATATTGCCGATGACCGTCGCGGCAGACGTCGTCCTCAGCGACAATTATATCAAGTTTGCCGCAGCCTATCTCGGCCGCGGCGCCATCGTCGAAACACCGCTGACCTTCCAGCGCATTCATGCGTCGAACCGCTATACCGGCACAAGCCGGGCAAAGACGCTGCGCCCGCGGATCATGATCGCGACAGGCCTGGAACTGGCCCGCCGATACGATGGGCTGCAGGCGCTCGGCAAGAGCCTGGTGGCCGGCGGCATTGCCGAGACGACATCGCTGCTGAAGCTTAGGAGCGAAGCGCGCAACACGGTGACCGGCGGTCCGTTCGGCGATACCGCCGCAACCGAGGTTGCCCTGATGGCGGCGCGCAAGCGTTTGGCAAATATGCTGCGGAAAGGACAGGCATGAACCAGCAGGAAACCTTCCCGCACTCATCCGTCGGCACCGATCAGGCAGGTGCCGCGCCGTTGAATATCGCCGTCGGGGTGCTGACCTATCGGCGTCTGGACGGGATCGCCAAGCTGCTTGACGTCATGACGCGCCAGATCACGCACCCGGCCCGCCCCTATCATCTCACCATGGTGATCGTCGACAATGATGCGGCCGGCAGCGCCAAGGCAACGGTGGAGGGCTTTGGCCAGACAGGCGCCTACGACCTGATCTACGTGGTCGAGCAAAACCAGGGCATCCCTTTTGCGCGCAACCGCGCGCTGGATTCGGCACCGCCCGGCACCGACCTCTTCTGCTTTCTCGACGATGACGAATGGCCGGTCGACGGCTGGCTGGACGCCATGCTGGAGACCCGCGAGAAAAACCGCGCCGATTGCGTCTACGGCCCCGTCCAGCCGGTCTATCCAGAAAACCCGCCGGAATATTTCATCAAGGCCAGAGTATTCGAGCGCAAGAAGAACATCGACGGCCAGCGCATCGGTTATGCGGCCTCGAACAACGTCATGTTCGACTATCCGCTGATCCGCTCATGGAATCTTCGTTTTGAAGAAAAGATGCGGTTCACCGGCGGCACGGACTATCTTTTCTTCAATCAGGCCATCCGCCGCGGCATGCAGATTTTCTGGGCTGACAAGGCTCTGGTCTATGACATCGTTCCCGCCAACCGGATGACCTGGAAATGGGTGTTGCAAAGACAGTACCGGCTGGGCAATACCTTTGCCGTCAGCGAGGTTCTGCATGGCAACCTCAAGCGCAAGATCTATCGCGCCGCCTATGGCGCCACGAGGGTCGTGCTCGGACTGGTCATGCTGCCGGCGATCTTGATTTCACCCTACTGGGGCATGCGCGCGCTCACCCATGTTCTGCGCGGCGCCGGCATGGTTAACGGGATCCTCGGACATGCCTATCAGGAATACAAGCCCAATGCCGCCCACTGATATTATTTGCGGAAGCGCTCTTGGAGACGTTCTGGCCCTTACTATGTTTCAGCCAAAAGCATCATGTCTAATAACATCGATGAACTTGATGGCTTCAACCAACCGGGCGAAGAATGGTACACTTCTGCTGAACCATCGTGACACAACCCCTGTTCGAACAGAACGGTTTTTCGCTCTTACCGTCGGTCAAACATAGGAGATGCCTGTCTATGACTGAGAAAAAATTGAAGGTCCTCGCTGCCTCGTCAGGCGGCGGTCATTGGGAACAGCTGATGGCCATGCGCGGCGCGTTCGAGGGCTGCGATATCGTCTTTGCAACGACCATTCCCGGGTTGCTTGCCAAATATGATATTCGCGACGGGCTGGTCCTTCCCGATTGCAGCCGTGACTCGATTACCATGTCGATCCGGTGCTTTTTCAGCGCCTTCGCCATCGTTATCAAGCAGAGGCCCGATGTCGTCATTTCCACAGGTGCCGCGCCCGGGCTTTTTTGCCTGCTTGCCGGCAAATTGACGGGCAAGCGGACGATCTGGATCGACAGCGTCGCCAATGTCGAGAAGCTGTCGCTGTCGGGGAAATTGGCTGGCCGTATCGCGACGCTGTGGCTGACGCAATGGCAACATTTGTCGCGGCCTGATGGCCCCCACTACGCAGGAGCTGTGCTTTGATCCTTGTCACCGTCGGAACGCAGCTGCCGTTCGATCGCCTCGTCAAGGCTGTCGACACTTTCGCAAAGGACCTGTCCAGGCCGGTTCTGGCGCAGATCGGCAAGGGCACCTACACGCCGCAAAATATGAAATGGATCAAGAATATCGAGCCGGCGGACTTCGACCGGGTCTTCTTCGATGCAAGCGTCATCGTCTCTCATGCGGGAATCGGCACCGTGCTGACCGCGAAGCGTTTTGGAAAACCGATCATTCTCGTGCCCCGGCAGGCATCCCTCGGTGAGCACCGCAACGATCACCAGCTTGCCACGGTAGGCCAGCTCGCGGGCCGGCCAGGCATCTATGTCGCGCATAGCGACGAAGATCTGAAGAACTATCTTCTCGACGATCTGGACAGCCCCTCCCACGAGGATCCGTCCGAGCTTGGACGGGCTTCGCTGGTCAGCTACCTTAAAGGCTATCTCGCGACAGTCTGAACCGGTAACGCGCGAAAGTGCGTCGCATCAAATTTGATTCATGCAACGCGCTTCGCCGCCTTGCGGGCGGCGCTATCGGCAAGCAGAGATCTTTCATTCCCTGCAATTGCCGCCGGCAATATGTTTGACGAGTTCCGGCACGATGATTTCGGATGCAATGTCAGGCAGGGGATGGGCGCCATCAGGAATTGCCGCCGCCAGGTCCCCCGGCGTCAGACGCCGCCAGTTCGGCCGGTGGTCGACAAACTCGAGACCGCGTTTCTCTGCCTCCGCCCGATGGGCCGAGATGTAGCTGCCGACAAAGGGGCGGATCAGTCCACGCAGTCCCGAAAACGGATTCATCGCCATGACGATGATCCGCGCTTGCGGCAGGCGCTGCCGAAGCTGGTCGAGGATGTCGCCGATATCCTTTCGGCTTTGCGCAAGCGACACGAACCGCTGCAATGCTGCGTCGTTAGCGTAGAATTCGATCAGAACGATATCCGGCTGCTCGGCAACGACGCGGTCAATCTGGGTCAGAGCCCAGAGCGACGTCTCCCCGCTCTTTGCAACGCTCTCGATTTTCACCGGCCTCTGCAGGCAGGCTGCAAGCCTTGTCTCGAGAGCGGGCTGCCATCCTCCTCGGGCTGTCAACGATGTTCCGAAAGCTACTATTTTCAACGGTGGGGAATTTTCGGCATAACCGCTTTTCGGGGCCGAGAGCATCACCAGACACGCCAAAAGCAGAAGCCATCCATAGGTCGGTCGTCTCTCGATTGGCAGCGTCCGCCAAAGCCGCAAACTTATCATGGAGGAATCATATCTCAGCGGAACCGGTAGGTCACGCGTCAGAAATCCGGCTGGAAGGGCAGCCATGCCCTTCTTCAACCAAGCTGCAGCAGGCTTGAGACAATGTCATGACGATGACCGCTCACGCCGCTTGTGACGCGGCACAGCCGCGCCATCACTCCTCACGAAATACGTGCTGCATCTGATCGGTCAGCGGCTTCGTCAGATAGGAGATAACGTTTCTGTCGGCGATCTTGATGAAGACTTCGGCCGGCATGCCGGGATAGAGCTTTATCGACTTCAGCTTGGCGATGCTTTCAGCCTCCGGCTTGACGCGAAGGGGATAATAGCTGATGCCCGTCCGCTCATCCTTGACGACATCGGGTGCAATCGAAGTGATCTCACCGCGCACGTCAGGCGTTGTGCGCTGATCAAAGGCGCTGAACCGAACATCGACGGACTGGCCGACGTGAAGCTGATCGATATCGCGCGTGGCGACTCTCGCCTGAACCGTGAGATCTTCATTTTCGGGAACGACGAGCATCAGGGTCTCACCCGGGTTGACGACGCCATTGACCGTGTGAATGGAAAGCTCGTGAATGCGCCCGCTGAGCGGCGCGACAATGTCGAGACGGCGGAGTTGATCGAGCGCGGTTCCGCGGCGCTCTTCATTTTCGGCGATCTTCGCCTCGACGTCGGTCAGTTCCTTGGCGATCTCCGAACGGCGATCCTCGTCCAGCTGGAGCGACTGGCGATCGATCTCGATTGCCTTGCCTTCGGCCTCAGCCTTTGCAGCGATTTCCTGGCCGCTATTGCCTTGAAGGTCGGCGCGGGCGCGTTTGAGTGCATTCAAACGCTGCAGCGTGACCAGCCCCTTCTTGTAGAGCGTATCGACGCCTTCGAGCTCTTGTTCGATCAGGCTGAGGGAATCATTGGTAGCGTTGATCTGAACGACCAACCCCTTGATCTGCTCGGCCAGCTGATCCTTGCGCGACGCCAACTGGCTCTTCATTCCCACGAGCGCCGACCTGCGGCTGTCGAACAATTTCGTCTCGCCGTCGAGCAGATCCCGCGCCGCCGTGCTGGATGTCAGATCGCTGATGTTTTCCTCGACATCGAATGACTCGGCGTCGATCCGTTCGGCCTTCAGACGGGCACGACGCGCATAAAGCTGAGCGAGTGTGCTCTCGACGATCGAAAGCTGTGCTTTTGTCGTCGTGCCATCGAGCTGTATCAGGATCTGTCCGGCCGTCACATGGTCATTTTCGGAGACCAGCAGTTTCGATACGATACCGCCTGTCAGGTGCTGGACCTTCTTCACATCGCCGTTGACGACGACAACGCCTTCGCCGATGACGGCGCTCGACAGCTCAGTCGTTGTTGCCCAACCACCGATGCCGCAAACGAGAGCTATCGACAACACGCCAACAAGGGCGACATGGCGATTGAGGGAGCGTTTCGATTCACTGATGACTTTTCTCACAATCTTCCTTCCGGCCTATTCAGCCGCATTCATGCCGTCGACCACGACTTTGAGCTGAGCCACGCGATCGGCAATCGGCGTGCGCGCCGCCGGTTCCGGCCGGCTGACCCGTGCCAGAACTTCTTCCTTCGGGCCGAATGCGATCATCCGGCCGTCCTGCATCATCAGCACGAAGTCGCAGACCGCCAGAACCCCGGACCGATGCGCGATGACGACGACGATGCCGCCGCGTGCGCGCACGCTCATGATCGCGGCGCTCAGCGCCCGCTCGCCTTCCTCATCGAGGTTGGAGTTCGGTTCGTCGAGCACGACGAGGAAGGGCTCACCGTAAAGCGCTCTTGCAAGCGCGATACGCTGTCTCTGGCCGGCCGAAAGTGCCGCACCCCCGTCACCGATTTCGGTTTCGTAACCGTTCGGCAGACGAAGAATGAGATCG
This Rhizobium acidisoli DNA region includes the following protein-coding sequences:
- a CDS encoding acyltransferase encodes the protein MVQTGKKPKWGLNVFRPLRNSIVTAKWLYYTKFWGMDIDPTASFSLSVRFDKTNPKGLHIGAETYVAFEAAILTHDLTRGLYLHTRIGKRCFIGARSIILPGVEIGDECVIGSGSVVTRSVPPRSLVAGNPAKIIRSDIKIISRYGRMAREDEAVSQIVTHLPTGEAR
- the pssM gene encoding exopolysaccharide glucosyl ketal-pyruvate-transferase, whose translation is MKMFAYRGKHENFGDELNHWLWERLLPDFFDDDEGQLFLGIGSILYDNFEPNMQKIVFGSGYGGYTNPPKVDGNWTFYFVRGKKTAEILGIDPSYAIGDSGILTRSCWDAKSIEKRYPVSFMPHYESAMYGSWDKVCDLAGIHYIDPRWSVEKVLTEISASHKVVSEAMHGCIISDALRVPWRAIRPIAPGNRAKWYDWASALDLEIDFDPIGPSNLVEVGASLVRKNTTLLKNITFRHRRIRQLTGNYVFGSTVKTLQRVAEKPGQLSTDESIVRAHERMLVELNRLKQDFSKKTASAL
- a CDS encoding lipopolysaccharide biosynthesis protein; its protein translation is MSSVTDRLIQGSMWLSLSRAIVNGLSALSTFVLAWYLVPADFGLVAIATTIQVILSSVTELSLNQALIRHESPSETHFSAVWTLSVTRSAILALLFAAASYPIAEFYNEPRLTSVMLALSFSLLLSGLANPRRVMLQRDLIFWQEFVLNVSQKLVGFIVTVAIAAIYQSYWALVIGTLAYQVTNIIVSYTVLPFWPRITFRHARELFSFSVWLTAGQIVNTLNWRIEYLLIGKMLGATQLGHYTVGNTLSTLPTREATAPLNQTIYPGFSKVRNDPVRLIAAYQRAQALLAAVALPAGIGMAVVADPMMRLALGEKWAPAIFIVQALASVFALQTLGSLVQPLGMAKGHTKMLFIRDTQMLVVRIPIIIAGLMMAGLPGVVYARVFTGLISTVVNMLLVKRLINLPFFQQLAANFRALASVALMAAGVWGLSHILNTPTDKPALALHLAILVVTGGILYIGSSFVLWLAMKKPNGPETEVQRIVVKFLSKAKRIAVPKSA
- a CDS encoding polysaccharide pyruvyl transferase family protein — translated: MTSLSRSELIAKLNGMIHDCLKDYVSRDEPLAILDFPDIRNCGDSAIWLGEMAYLNDRFGKRPDYVSRLYDFSAEELKRRVPTGPIFIHGGGNFGDIWVAHQDFREAIMERFPDRQIIQFPQSIHYSSAERIEQSKRAIGRHKNFVLLVRDEESKEFSEKHFDCTVRLCPDMAFAIGALPERATQIPVLAMLREDAERVGGTDRNIPSDIPVEDWITESKRKVNIAKKLGVASAYLALKPSEVALRRLDAAAHNRFERGISQISRARAIVTDRLHVHICSVLLGRPHAVLDNSYGKIRRFMNAFSGGTDLSYKATSLEDGIEWARHQAANRRIDNKEAVSLRA
- a CDS encoding glycosyltransferase: MSDLFVSVLFASYNGASRRVRHMLDSLVRQELPHDRWELIAVDNNSNDDTFDLLKSYSDKLPITILQQRTPGKSGALNMGLDRVKGDVVVLTDDDIRAEPNWLTAIVDCAAAHPSYGVFGGRIVPDWEKEPKDRFIDWIPMGSTFAIVDETQSGPCDPTKVWGPNTIVRRELLGASVRYREDIGPLPGPMFAMGEDAEIIIRLAASGAKSYRCAEAVVHHWIPASSVTEDWVQKRGERLGYGMPALFPDEVPGGVRLSGVPLPTWIESAQWAFRAGTLYLLPQSKKRFWAIWKYYYMRGYRAGIRRYAPQTLAR
- a CDS encoding glycosyltransferase family 2 protein, with the translated sequence MKLSVLINNYNYGRFLGPCIDSVLSQTYPDFEVVVVDDGSTDDSREILASYGDRILAVLKENGGQASSFNAGFAAASGDILFLLDADDTFLPGKLARIAEIYERNEIDWCFDRVTTEEGDQPSAELQVTLFDKRDTLRKGGFPSLPVPTSGLSFRRSLLAQILPMTVAADVVLSDNYIKFAAAYLGRGAIVETPLTFQRIHASNRYTGTSRAKTLRPRIMIATGLELARRYDGLQALGKSLVAGGIAETTSLLKLRSEARNTVTGGPFGDTAATEVALMAARKRLANMLRKGQA
- a CDS encoding glycosyltransferase family 2 protein; the protein is MNQQETFPHSSVGTDQAGAAPLNIAVGVLTYRRLDGIAKLLDVMTRQITHPARPYHLTMVIVDNDAAGSAKATVEGFGQTGAYDLIYVVEQNQGIPFARNRALDSAPPGTDLFCFLDDDEWPVDGWLDAMLETREKNRADCVYGPVQPVYPENPPEYFIKARVFERKKNIDGQRIGYAASNNVMFDYPLIRSWNLRFEEKMRFTGGTDYLFFNQAIRRGMQIFWADKALVYDIVPANRMTWKWVLQRQYRLGNTFAVSEVLHGNLKRKIYRAAYGATRVVLGLVMLPAILISPYWGMRALTHVLRGAGMVNGILGHAYQEYKPNAAH
- a CDS encoding glucuronosyltransferase; protein product: MTEKKLKVLAASSGGGHWEQLMAMRGAFEGCDIVFATTIPGLLAKYDIRDGLVLPDCSRDSITMSIRCFFSAFAIVIKQRPDVVISTGAAPGLFCLLAGKLTGKRTIWIDSVANVEKLSLSGKLAGRIATLWLTQWQHLSRPDGPHYAGAVL
- a CDS encoding glycosyltransferase, yielding MILVTVGTQLPFDRLVKAVDTFAKDLSRPVLAQIGKGTYTPQNMKWIKNIEPADFDRVFFDASVIVSHAGIGTVLTAKRFGKPIILVPRQASLGEHRNDHQLATVGQLAGRPGIYVAHSDEDLKNYLLDDLDSPSHEDPSELGRASLVSYLKGYLATV
- a CDS encoding SGNH/GDSL hydrolase family protein; protein product: MISLRLWRTLPIERRPTYGWLLLLACLVMLSAPKSGYAENSPPLKIVAFGTSLTARGGWQPALETRLAACLQRPVKIESVAKSGETSLWALTQIDRVVAEQPDIVLIEFYANDAALQRFVSLAQSRKDIGDILDQLRQRLPQARIIVMAMNPFSGLRGLIRPFVGSYISAHRAEAEKRGLEFVDHRPNWRRLTPGDLAAAIPDGAHPLPDIASEIIVPELVKHIAGGNCRE